From Rhizobium sp. BT03, one genomic window encodes:
- a CDS encoding glycoside hydrolase family 105 protein: MNTASVDNAALLTTIDRVATAFSRLRGIKEGLVTGSTASGIQFDEWDWEVGVGLYGFLRRAISTNDQKALQELVAWYAGQIERGLPPRQINSTAPMLPLAILVQHVDRPDFRALVEDWAEWLVKELPKTEEGGFQHVVKERLNEGELWDDTLFMACLFLARAGVLCERSDWIDEAVYQFVIHTRYLSDPVSGLWYHGWTFNGRHNFANAFWARGNAWITVAIPELFDLVPTLGEKDRRFLSNVLVSQVRSLKAYQRPDGMFTTLLDDPSSPLETSATAGIAYGILRAIDAGILDESDRAYAERALKAVLAQIDEEGVVHGVSDGTPMGHDLDFYRRIPNIPTPYGQALTMLLLTEVFLEGGQRQ, translated from the coding sequence ATGAACACAGCATCTGTCGACAACGCCGCTCTCCTGACGACGATCGATCGCGTGGCGACGGCTTTCAGCCGGCTCAGGGGCATCAAGGAAGGTCTGGTGACCGGAAGCACCGCCTCCGGGATCCAGTTCGACGAATGGGACTGGGAAGTCGGCGTCGGCCTCTACGGGTTTTTGCGACGCGCGATCTCCACCAACGACCAGAAGGCGCTGCAAGAGCTCGTCGCCTGGTATGCCGGCCAGATCGAACGCGGCCTGCCGCCGCGCCAGATCAACAGCACGGCGCCGATGCTGCCGCTGGCAATCCTCGTCCAGCATGTCGACCGCCCCGATTTCCGCGCGCTCGTCGAGGACTGGGCCGAATGGTTGGTCAAGGAATTGCCGAAGACCGAGGAGGGCGGCTTTCAGCACGTCGTCAAGGAGCGCCTGAATGAGGGCGAATTGTGGGACGACACGCTGTTCATGGCCTGCCTGTTCCTCGCCCGGGCCGGCGTGCTCTGCGAGCGCAGCGACTGGATCGACGAGGCCGTCTACCAGTTCGTCATCCATACGCGCTATCTCTCCGATCCGGTCAGCGGCCTCTGGTATCACGGCTGGACCTTCAACGGCCGGCACAATTTCGCCAATGCCTTCTGGGCCCGCGGCAATGCCTGGATCACCGTCGCCATTCCCGAACTCTTCGATCTCGTTCCGACGCTCGGCGAGAAGGACAGGCGCTTCCTGTCCAACGTTCTCGTCAGCCAGGTGCGTTCGCTGAAGGCCTATCAGCGGCCGGACGGGATGTTCACGACGCTTCTCGATGATCCGTCCTCGCCGCTGGAAACTTCGGCCACGGCAGGCATCGCCTATGGCATATTGCGCGCCATCGATGCCGGCATTCTGGACGAGAGCGACAGGGCCTATGCCGAACGCGCGCTCAAGGCCGTGCTGGCGCAGATCGACGAAGAAGGCGTCGTCCACGGCGTCTCGGACGGCACGCCGATGGGGCACGACCTCGATTTCTACCGGCGCATCCCGAATATCCCGACGCCTTACGGCCAGGCGCTGACCATGCTGCTGCTGACGGAAGTCTTTCTCGAAGGCGGCCAGCGCCAATGA
- a CDS encoding glycoside hydrolase family 28 protein, whose translation MTSTSLVAIEALDGDNTDRLQAEIDSLSASGGGRLELLAGIHICRGLRLRSGVDLHLAAGAVLRPVPDYAAYAQTRVSVIAEKSDRGMIVAKGARRISLTGEGRIDAGCDSFIIGDDETVGTFIPAEFRPRVVVFEGCDEVEISALHISRSPMWTLHFVDCTDVKVRNVTIDNDRRLPNTDGIVLDACRGAVIEDCTISTADDGICLKTSIGPEGVAIGRCENILVRRCSVQSLSCALKIGTETHGDVTNVVFEDCTVSASNRALGIFSRDGGRISNVRFSRIPVECRETPDGFWGSGEALTVNVVDRVTERPAGAIENLIVEDVTGQMEGAITVIAAAPAGIRNVWLRRVGIEQRPGLLGTGQTYDLRPTNADLAPKADGGGRANAWTRGSDGRVIGLEDYPGGMPAVYVAGVTGILMNEVRITRPTPLPQGWNEIDVVFETAAPDGSGAWQN comes from the coding sequence ATGACTTCAACCTCCCTCGTCGCGATTGAGGCGCTCGACGGCGACAATACCGACCGCCTGCAGGCGGAGATCGACAGCCTTTCGGCTTCCGGCGGCGGACGCCTGGAGCTCCTGGCAGGCATCCACATCTGCCGCGGCCTCCGGCTTCGCTCCGGTGTCGATCTGCATCTGGCCGCCGGTGCGGTCCTGCGTCCCGTTCCCGACTATGCGGCTTACGCGCAGACGCGCGTTTCGGTGATCGCCGAGAAGTCTGACCGCGGCATGATCGTCGCCAAGGGCGCGCGGCGGATCAGCTTGACAGGGGAAGGGCGCATCGATGCCGGTTGCGACAGCTTCATCATCGGCGACGACGAGACGGTCGGAACCTTCATCCCGGCCGAATTCCGCCCCCGCGTCGTCGTCTTCGAGGGCTGCGACGAGGTCGAGATCAGCGCGCTGCATATCAGCCGTTCGCCGATGTGGACGCTGCATTTCGTCGACTGCACCGATGTCAAGGTCCGGAACGTCACGATCGACAACGACCGTCGCCTTCCCAACACGGATGGCATCGTCCTCGATGCCTGCCGCGGCGCCGTCATCGAGGATTGCACGATATCGACGGCCGACGACGGCATCTGCCTGAAGACCAGCATCGGACCCGAAGGCGTCGCCATCGGCCGATGCGAGAACATCCTCGTCCGCCGCTGCTCCGTTCAGAGCCTCAGCTGTGCGCTGAAGATCGGGACGGAAACGCATGGCGACGTCACCAATGTCGTCTTCGAGGATTGCACGGTTTCCGCCTCCAACCGGGCGCTTGGTATCTTCTCCCGCGACGGCGGCCGGATTTCGAACGTCAGGTTTTCGCGGATCCCGGTCGAGTGCCGCGAAACGCCCGATGGCTTCTGGGGTTCCGGCGAGGCGCTGACCGTCAATGTCGTCGACCGTGTCACCGAGCGTCCCGCGGGGGCGATCGAGAACCTCATCGTCGAGGACGTGACCGGGCAGATGGAAGGGGCGATCACAGTCATTGCGGCCGCGCCTGCAGGCATCCGCAACGTTTGGCTGCGGCGCGTCGGCATAGAACAGCGGCCGGGCCTGCTCGGCACCGGACAGACCTATGACCTGCGTCCGACCAATGCCGATCTCGCCCCGAAGGCTGACGGCGGTGGCCGCGCCAATGCCTGGACGCGCGGTTCGGACGGGCGGGTGATCGGTCTTGAGGACTATCCGGGCGGAATGCCGGCCGTCTACGTGGCTGGTGTTACCGGCATATTGATGAACGAGGTGCGGATCACGAGGCCGACACCGCTGCCGCAAGGCTGGAACGAAATAGACGTCGTCTTCGAAACGGCGGCACCCGATGGGAGTGGGGCATGGCAGAACTGA
- a CDS encoding ABC transporter ATP-binding protein codes for MAELKLSTVNKSYGSVKVLHDVELDIKDGEFVVFVGPSGCGKSTLLRVIAGLEEVTTGAIAIGGRDVSALSPAERKIAMVFQSYALYPHMSVRKNLAFGLENLKFKRAEIEARIAEAARMLAIEPYLDRRPKQLSGGQRQRVAIGRAIVREPDIFLFDEPLSNLDAALRVQTRAEITKLHRDIKTTMIYVTHDQVEAMTMADKIVVLRAGRVEQVGAPLELFDHPRNLFVAGFLGSPRMNIIKGKVSAISENGVAIDVAGGGRIVSDVDPTGITVGQAVLAGIRPAHFSRSSEKGLPFIVQYHEGLGTETYVYGNLAGQEEQIIIHEPGHFAPVQGDRIMIDAVPERVHLFDPESGLAFARRSGQGRG; via the coding sequence ATGGCAGAACTGAAACTTTCCACCGTCAACAAGTCGTATGGCTCCGTCAAAGTCCTGCACGACGTCGAACTCGATATCAAGGACGGTGAATTCGTCGTCTTCGTCGGTCCGTCGGGATGCGGCAAGTCGACCCTTTTGCGTGTCATCGCCGGCCTCGAAGAGGTCACCACGGGGGCGATCGCGATCGGCGGCCGCGACGTCAGCGCGCTCTCGCCGGCCGAGCGCAAGATCGCCATGGTCTTCCAGTCCTACGCGCTCTACCCGCATATGAGCGTGCGCAAGAACCTCGCTTTCGGCCTTGAAAATCTGAAGTTCAAGCGCGCCGAGATCGAGGCGCGGATTGCCGAGGCGGCCAGGATGCTGGCGATCGAACCCTATCTCGACCGGCGCCCGAAGCAGCTTTCGGGCGGCCAGCGTCAGCGCGTGGCGATCGGCCGGGCGATCGTGCGCGAACCGGATATTTTTCTTTTCGACGAGCCGCTGTCGAATCTCGACGCGGCGCTGCGCGTCCAGACCCGGGCGGAGATCACCAAACTCCATCGCGATATCAAGACGACGATGATCTACGTCACCCATGATCAGGTCGAGGCGATGACCATGGCCGACAAGATCGTCGTGCTGCGCGCCGGGCGGGTGGAGCAGGTCGGCGCGCCGCTCGAACTCTTCGACCACCCGCGCAATCTCTTCGTCGCCGGTTTCCTCGGCTCGCCGCGCATGAACATCATCAAGGGCAAGGTCTCGGCTATCAGTGAAAACGGTGTGGCCATCGATGTCGCCGGCGGCGGCAGGATCGTCAGCGATGTCGATCCTACGGGCATCACGGTCGGGCAGGCCGTGCTTGCCGGCATCAGGCCGGCGCATTTTTCCCGCTCCAGCGAAAAGGGCCTGCCGTTCATCGTCCAGTATCACGAGGGTCTCGGCACCGAGACCTATGTCTACGGCAACCTTGCGGGGCAGGAGGAGCAGATCATCATTCATGAGCCCGGCCATTTCGCGCCTGTTCAGGGCGACCGGATCATGATCGATGCCGTTCCGGAACGGGTCCATCTGTTCGATCCCGAAAGCGGCCTGGCCTTTGCCCGTCGATCAGGACAGGGGAGGGGCTGA
- a CDS encoding carbohydrate ABC transporter permease: protein MAALKAGALLAQAGDTAMRVVEAPMNAVERIFGRKRMPWLFLAPNLVLFAIFTFLPIAIAVGYAFTGGTNLFVSERPYVGLDNFRTLLSCGNYLQPGTCQESLFWTAVWNTLWFVGFNVVATLLVALITALILNRAIFARGFFRAMFFYPVLLSPVVIGLIWKWFLDRNGLLNAFFQMIGVPPEIFLLDVGWSRFFVVVVSVWFHMGFYTLILLAGLQAIPKELYEAASIDAASPRRTLFRITLPLLAPNLLVVFILLMIKSVQIFDEAWVLTNGGGPGTANSFIVQYIYQMAFSSDLRLFGLASAASVLMGLVLLVLTLIQLRLGKRMES, encoded by the coding sequence ATGGCAGCGCTCAAGGCAGGTGCATTGCTGGCTCAGGCAGGCGACACGGCGATGAGGGTGGTCGAGGCTCCGATGAATGCGGTCGAACGCATTTTCGGCCGCAAGCGCATGCCTTGGCTGTTCCTGGCGCCGAACCTCGTTCTCTTCGCCATCTTCACATTCCTTCCGATCGCGATCGCGGTGGGCTACGCCTTCACCGGCGGCACCAATCTTTTCGTGTCGGAGCGGCCCTATGTCGGCCTGGACAATTTCCGCACGCTGCTTTCCTGCGGCAATTATCTGCAGCCGGGAACCTGCCAGGAATCGCTGTTTTGGACGGCGGTGTGGAACACGCTCTGGTTTGTGGGATTCAATGTCGTCGCGACATTGCTGGTGGCTTTGATCACCGCGCTGATCCTCAATCGGGCGATTTTTGCGCGCGGCTTTTTCAGGGCGATGTTCTTTTACCCCGTCTTGCTGTCGCCTGTCGTCATCGGGTTGATCTGGAAATGGTTCCTCGATCGCAACGGGCTGCTGAACGCCTTCTTTCAGATGATCGGCGTGCCCCCCGAGATCTTCCTGCTGGATGTGGGCTGGTCGCGCTTCTTCGTCGTCGTGGTGTCGGTGTGGTTCCATATGGGCTTCTACACGCTCATCCTGCTCGCCGGTCTCCAGGCGATCCCGAAGGAGCTCTACGAGGCCGCCTCCATCGACGCCGCTTCGCCGCGCCGCACGCTTTTCAGGATCACGCTTCCTCTGCTGGCCCCGAACCTGCTCGTCGTCTTCATCCTTCTGATGATCAAATCCGTGCAGATCTTCGACGAGGCCTGGGTTCTGACCAATGGCGGCGGCCCGGGCACGGCCAACAGCTTCATCGTCCAATATATCTACCAGATGGCGTTCAGCAGCGACCTTCGCCTGTTCGGCCTTGCCTCGGCCGCATCGGTTCTCATGGGGCTGGTGCTTCTGGTTCTCACCCTCATACAGCTGCGCCTCGGCAAGCGAATGGAGTCCTGA
- a CDS encoding carbohydrate ABC transporter permease, whose product MNPIRFLSRTRRAGRIDITDILSWVWLIGGTLAVLVPVVWAGLSSLKPAAEITRFPPALLPRAAVEQTVPGFDKPLSLWNVTVDGQQREMAMVRRIGLKAQMVDPANPGPPVSVDVKGITPVQHLTVATENYTDPLTRFNFLTFLKNSVFVTFVATLLTLIVNAMAAFALSKYKFKGDTMVFVIIISTLMIPLAVVMVPAYLVIVGVGLADNLWGVILPTVASPTAVFLLRQYMLTIPDELIEAARVDAASEFCIFWRIILPLTAPALAVLAIFSVLWRWNDFLWPLIVLNSRENFTLQVGLNAFQGEFSVQWHYILAMTFLSLLPVTVVFLFLQKYITTGIAGTGMK is encoded by the coding sequence ATGAATCCGATCCGTTTTCTCTCGCGCACGCGCCGGGCCGGACGCATCGACATCACCGATATTCTGTCGTGGGTCTGGCTGATCGGCGGAACGCTCGCGGTGCTCGTGCCTGTCGTCTGGGCGGGTCTCTCCTCACTGAAGCCGGCGGCCGAGATCACCCGCTTTCCGCCGGCGCTGCTTCCGCGCGCCGCCGTCGAGCAGACCGTGCCCGGCTTCGACAAGCCGCTCAGCCTTTGGAACGTAACGGTCGACGGCCAGCAGCGCGAAATGGCCATGGTCCGGCGCATCGGTCTCAAGGCGCAGATGGTCGATCCGGCAAATCCGGGGCCGCCGGTCAGCGTTGACGTCAAGGGGATCACGCCGGTGCAGCATCTGACCGTCGCCACCGAGAATTACACCGATCCGCTGACGCGCTTCAACTTCCTGACTTTCCTGAAGAATTCGGTGTTCGTCACCTTCGTGGCAACGCTTCTGACGCTGATCGTCAACGCCATGGCGGCCTTCGCCCTGTCGAAATATAAATTCAAAGGCGACACGATGGTCTTCGTGATCATCATTTCGACCCTGATGATCCCGCTCGCCGTCGTCATGGTGCCGGCCTATCTCGTCATCGTCGGGGTCGGGCTCGCCGACAATCTCTGGGGCGTCATCCTGCCGACGGTCGCCTCTCCGACGGCTGTCTTTCTGCTGCGGCAATATATGCTGACCATCCCCGATGAGCTGATCGAGGCGGCGCGCGTCGATGCGGCGAGCGAATTCTGCATCTTCTGGCGCATCATCCTGCCGCTGACGGCACCCGCTCTCGCAGTGCTGGCGATCTTCTCCGTGCTCTGGCGCTGGAACGACTTCCTCTGGCCGCTGATCGTCCTCAACAGCCGCGAGAATTTCACGCTGCAGGTCGGTCTCAACGCCTTCCAGGGCGAGTTCTCGGTGCAGTGGCACTATATCCTGGCGATGACGTTCCTCAGCCTGCTGCCCGTCACCGTCGTCTTCCTGTTCCTGCAGAAATACATCACCACCGGCATCGCCGGAACGGGCATGAAGTGA
- a CDS encoding methyl-accepting chemotaxis protein has translation MISLKSLKIGPKLLGLTALIVIIGIGVSIYVSSKLRSIDDTYNALLDVDASGTNKLAEITGNSDSIGRVLYRLIAEPDQDSIRKSESELAQVFDETAQFVDNAASIYPGERTRFDELRSDLRALQATTVPIVKASAAGDDATALHLAADTFKTARLKFDDDATELYDWAKAELQRKSDAASAITNQTITTSYIVLVIGALISFGVGTAISLGQIVRPIRSLTETMGAIAGGNLALEIPGADRGDEIGEMSAAVQVFRANALANKRLEEEAAANRNMTEAERRQKAEADRLRAEQMAQATSGLADGLKHLAGGDLGYQLNQPFAPDFESLRADFNAAVAQLQQTLRAVAQSTGQIDSGTREISISAQDLAKRTEQQAASLEETAAALDQITANVSNSSKRADEARTVAVQANTSAVQSGKVVADAVHAMQKIEQSSNQVSNIIGVIDEIAFQTNLLALNAGVEAARAGDAGKGFAVVAQEVRELAQRSAQAAKEIKDLIRNSSVEVESGVRLVSETGQALKTIEDYIVTVNQHMDAIATSAKEQSLGLSEVNTAVNQMDQVTQQNAAMVEESNAASATLATEAGRLRDLIGRFQLGGDGGAFQAAALRKTAAAMASPQRNVSAGRPAARGNAALK, from the coding sequence ATGATCTCCCTGAAGTCTCTCAAAATAGGCCCGAAACTGTTGGGATTGACGGCTTTGATCGTCATTATCGGGATCGGCGTCAGCATCTACGTTTCCTCGAAGCTGCGATCGATCGACGATACCTACAACGCGCTCCTCGACGTCGATGCGAGCGGCACGAACAAGCTCGCGGAAATTACCGGCAATTCCGATTCGATCGGGCGCGTCCTCTATCGCCTCATCGCTGAACCGGATCAGGACAGTATCAGAAAATCGGAGAGCGAGCTGGCGCAGGTGTTTGATGAAACCGCCCAGTTTGTTGATAACGCGGCGAGCATCTATCCTGGTGAAAGGACGCGGTTCGATGAACTCAGATCGGATCTGCGCGCCTTGCAGGCGACAACGGTACCCATCGTGAAGGCGTCCGCAGCAGGTGACGATGCCACGGCGCTGCACCTGGCAGCCGACACCTTCAAAACTGCAAGACTGAAGTTCGACGACGACGCAACCGAGCTCTACGACTGGGCGAAGGCCGAGCTGCAGCGGAAAAGTGATGCTGCAAGCGCCATAACCAATCAAACGATCACCACGAGCTACATCGTGCTGGTGATTGGCGCGCTCATCTCGTTTGGCGTCGGCACCGCAATCAGCCTTGGGCAGATCGTCCGGCCGATCCGCAGCCTGACTGAAACGATGGGCGCCATTGCCGGCGGCAACCTTGCCCTGGAGATTCCCGGAGCCGATCGCGGCGACGAAATCGGCGAAATGTCGGCCGCCGTCCAAGTGTTCCGAGCCAACGCGCTTGCCAACAAGCGGCTGGAGGAAGAGGCCGCCGCCAACCGCAACATGACCGAAGCGGAACGCCGCCAGAAGGCGGAGGCCGATAGGCTGCGCGCCGAGCAGATGGCGCAGGCGACCTCCGGTCTTGCCGATGGCTTGAAGCATCTGGCCGGCGGAGACCTCGGCTATCAGTTGAACCAGCCCTTCGCGCCGGATTTCGAAAGCCTGAGAGCCGATTTCAACGCAGCCGTCGCGCAGCTTCAGCAGACGCTGAGAGCGGTCGCTCAATCGACCGGCCAGATCGACAGCGGCACGCGTGAGATCAGCATCAGCGCCCAGGATCTTGCCAAGCGTACCGAACAGCAGGCCGCCTCGCTCGAGGAGACCGCCGCCGCCCTCGACCAGATCACGGCCAATGTTTCGAACTCCTCGAAACGCGCCGACGAAGCCCGCACGGTGGCGGTGCAGGCCAATACCAGCGCCGTTCAGTCAGGCAAGGTCGTTGCCGACGCCGTCCATGCCATGCAGAAGATCGAGCAGTCCTCGAACCAGGTTTCCAACATTATCGGCGTGATCGACGAGATCGCCTTCCAGACCAACCTGCTGGCGTTGAACGCCGGCGTGGAAGCGGCCCGCGCCGGCGATGCCGGCAAGGGTTTTGCGGTCGTCGCCCAGGAAGTGCGCGAGCTTGCCCAGCGATCGGCGCAGGCGGCGAAGGAAATCAAGGACCTGATCCGCAACTCCTCCGTCGAAGTGGAGAGCGGCGTCAGGCTCGTCAGCGAAACCGGCCAGGCGCTGAAAACGATCGAGGACTATATCGTCACGGTCAATCAGCACATGGATGCGATCGCCACATCGGCGAAGGAGCAGTCGCTCGGGCTTTCGGAGGTCAATACCGCCGTCAACCAGATGGATCAGGTGACGCAGCAGAATGCGGCGATGGTCGAGGAAAGCAACGCGGCAAGTGCAACGCTTGCCACCGAGGCCGGCCGCCTTCGCGATCTGATCGGCCGGTTCCAGCTTGGCGGCGACGGTGGTGCCTTCCAGGCTGCCGCGCTCCGCAAGACCGCCGCGGCCATGGCATCGCCGCAGCGCAACGTCAGCGCCGGCCGCCCGGCCGCGCGCGGCAATGCGGCTCTGAAATAG
- a CDS encoding ROK family transcriptional regulator gives MKYVPLNHVAAHFLRDVQPARVASRNERDLLRLIWKSPGIERSDLTEPLDLTQQSLHRIVARLHERGMIVFSHSEGRRAGPPSPELTLRKDWCLTLGISVNVGSIGLCLMGFGEPLENMEIPQAGASLPAELERIEAAVEDILARRGATRRDVLGVGLAVAGHRMLETAFNCPLPLAHWSLIDLAPLLGKLLGLPVWADNVARTAALAEAIFGVGRDVADFAYIAHLHGYGGGLVSGGMPFRGSFGNAGEFSVLFARQDYDDRPALGQLLEYLRSKGRSDLTLKDLKNEKLVDWEGVREWVDRVMPAHNRAINAICAIFDPALIVLGGELPHSLARMLIERTEFNNLPRHGALRDVPSLAVGQIIDAPGAIGAALIPLFETVL, from the coding sequence ATGAAGTACGTTCCTCTAAACCATGTCGCCGCACATTTTTTGCGAGACGTACAACCGGCGCGGGTTGCCTCCCGCAACGAACGGGACCTCTTGCGGTTGATCTGGAAGTCTCCGGGGATCGAGCGCTCCGACCTGACCGAGCCGCTCGATCTCACCCAGCAATCCCTGCACAGGATCGTCGCCCGGCTTCATGAGCGCGGGATGATCGTGTTTTCGCATTCGGAAGGCCGGCGGGCGGGCCCACCCAGTCCGGAGCTGACGCTGCGAAAGGATTGGTGTCTGACGCTTGGCATCTCCGTGAATGTCGGCTCGATCGGCCTTTGCCTCATGGGTTTCGGCGAGCCTCTGGAAAATATGGAAATCCCGCAGGCAGGCGCTTCGCTGCCGGCGGAGCTGGAACGGATTGAAGCGGCGGTCGAAGACATTCTTGCCCGCCGGGGCGCCACACGGCGCGACGTGCTCGGCGTCGGCCTCGCGGTCGCCGGCCACCGCATGCTGGAGACGGCCTTCAACTGTCCTCTGCCGCTTGCTCATTGGTCGCTGATAGACCTGGCGCCCCTCCTTGGGAAATTGCTTGGCCTGCCGGTCTGGGCAGACAATGTCGCCCGGACCGCAGCTTTGGCGGAAGCAATTTTCGGCGTTGGCCGTGATGTCGCGGATTTCGCCTATATCGCCCATCTTCATGGCTACGGCGGCGGCCTTGTGTCCGGAGGCATGCCGTTTCGCGGCAGCTTCGGCAACGCCGGCGAATTCTCCGTTCTCTTTGCGCGTCAGGACTATGACGATCGCCCCGCACTCGGCCAATTGCTCGAATATCTTCGCAGCAAGGGGCGCTCGGACCTGACTCTCAAGGATCTGAAGAACGAAAAGCTGGTGGATTGGGAAGGCGTTCGCGAATGGGTCGATCGCGTCATGCCGGCCCATAATCGCGCCATCAATGCGATCTGCGCGATTTTCGACCCGGCATTGATCGTGCTTGGCGGCGAACTTCCGCATTCGCTGGCGAGAATGCTGATCGAACGGACCGAGTTCAACAATCTGCCGCGGCACGGCGCGTTGCGCGATGTTCCCAGCCTTGCCGTGGGACAGATCATCGATGCCCCCGGCGCAATCGGCGCGGCCCTGATCCCGCTTTTCGAAACCGTTCTGTGA
- a CDS encoding helix-turn-helix domain-containing protein, whose translation MISLRPENTARVLEPEGYGFVPTHEGTNFESMVQAFSTGYGVFGAQPLSNDRTFAWAADLRRTEAFTVIHSVYQSSWTLRTLDETPQHLAFYLPQTGSYRLSIGKRMVESGAGHLLMANNHEAGDRFIQGPHRSDVLFLDWQVVRRMLVSLVETPLSESLDLEPILDLATQSGQLIGNLVQTIVQGMRNGGPLLSSPLAMATMSETLAHLVIRFGHHRLSGHLEKKKVSLVAPWHVRRAIDYMHANIAEPLTMTMVADDVGVSLRALQTGFKAFRGTSPAGYLRTIRLQAAREQLRDPTNQRSVREICMIWGFAHAGRFSIIYRSTFGESPRDTRLRAERLR comes from the coding sequence ATGATTTCATTGAGACCCGAGAATACAGCCCGCGTTCTTGAGCCTGAGGGGTATGGGTTTGTGCCGACACATGAAGGCACCAACTTCGAATCGATGGTTCAAGCCTTTTCGACAGGATACGGGGTTTTCGGCGCGCAGCCGCTGAGCAACGACCGGACTTTCGCTTGGGCGGCAGACTTGAGGAGGACCGAGGCATTCACGGTGATTCATTCGGTGTACCAGAGTTCCTGGACACTCCGAACGCTCGACGAAACGCCGCAACATCTTGCGTTTTACCTGCCGCAGACGGGATCCTATCGATTGTCGATCGGAAAAAGGATGGTTGAAAGCGGCGCCGGTCATCTTCTGATGGCCAACAACCATGAGGCCGGCGATCGTTTCATCCAAGGCCCGCATAGGTCGGACGTTCTCTTTCTGGACTGGCAGGTCGTCAGGCGAATGCTCGTTTCGCTGGTGGAAACGCCGCTCTCCGAATCGCTCGACCTCGAGCCCATCCTGGACCTTGCGACACAGTCGGGCCAGCTTATCGGCAACCTGGTGCAGACGATCGTGCAGGGCATGCGCAACGGCGGTCCGCTTCTGTCTTCTCCTCTCGCCATGGCAACCATGAGCGAAACGCTCGCGCATCTTGTCATCCGATTTGGCCACCACCGTCTGTCCGGCCATCTGGAAAAAAAGAAAGTGTCGCTGGTTGCGCCTTGGCATGTCCGGCGTGCCATCGACTATATGCATGCCAATATCGCAGAGCCTCTCACCATGACGATGGTTGCGGACGATGTCGGCGTTTCCCTTCGCGCGCTGCAGACGGGTTTCAAAGCCTTCAGGGGAACCTCGCCGGCTGGTTACCTGCGCACGATCCGGCTGCAAGCGGCCCGTGAGCAACTGCGGGATCCGACCAACCAGCGATCCGTCCGCGAAATCTGCATGATATGGGGGTTCGCCCATGCCGGCAGGTTCTCCATCATCTACCGCAGCACGTTCGGCGAAAGCCCGCGGGATACGCGCCTGCGGGCGGAGCGCTTGCGTTAG
- a CDS encoding LacI family DNA-binding transcriptional regulator: MERKVNLKDVARDADVSLSTASHALNGTAPLTVEVRERVLDSAKRLGYLDRRRKKATIAALRVLLLAIPGDAAPESDLNLVSWTILNGLRKECERRGIRIVPFVSTGRRIDGAQVRQIALSERADGIVVLNDDQPELIRSLSSPDMPVVIVNGEDPAMLVDTVTPENRFGARLGIEHLLALGHRRILHLTWKGRTTIQRRYDGFSDAYFAAQLPVPEDMIVEAEGYEPRHGEAAINALLDRDPTMKGATAVFCAADNLALGCLKALADRGIGVPEAISVLGFDDIVPGEFSRPPLSTVSVPTDKLGAAALALIEQRLIANDPQRPAHRLELGCHLVLRGSIAPPR, encoded by the coding sequence GTGGAACGCAAAGTCAATCTCAAGGATGTCGCGCGCGACGCGGACGTTTCGCTGAGCACGGCCTCGCACGCGCTGAACGGAACCGCGCCGCTGACGGTCGAAGTGCGCGAAAGGGTTCTGGATTCGGCCAAACGCTTAGGCTATCTCGACCGCCGCAGGAAGAAGGCGACGATCGCGGCGCTGCGCGTCCTGCTTCTTGCCATTCCGGGCGATGCCGCGCCGGAGAGCGACCTCAACCTGGTGAGTTGGACGATCCTCAACGGCCTCAGGAAGGAGTGCGAGCGCCGCGGCATCCGGATCGTGCCTTTCGTCAGCACCGGCCGGCGCATCGACGGCGCTCAGGTCAGGCAGATCGCGCTCTCCGAGCGCGCCGACGGCATCGTGGTGCTGAACGACGATCAGCCGGAACTCATCCGCAGCCTCTCCTCCCCCGATATGCCTGTCGTCATCGTCAATGGCGAGGATCCGGCCATGCTGGTCGATACGGTGACACCGGAAAACCGCTTCGGCGCCAGACTGGGCATCGAGCACCTGCTGGCGCTCGGACATCGCCGCATCCTGCACCTGACCTGGAAGGGCCGCACGACGATCCAGCGCAGATATGACGGCTTTTCCGATGCCTATTTCGCCGCGCAGCTTCCCGTGCCCGAAGACATGATCGTGGAGGCCGAAGGATATGAGCCTCGTCACGGCGAGGCCGCCATCAACGCGCTGCTTGACCGCGATCCCACGATGAAAGGCGCCACCGCCGTCTTCTGCGCCGCCGACAATCTGGCGCTCGGCTGCTTGAAGGCATTGGCCGATCGCGGCATAGGCGTGCCTGAAGCGATCTCCGTGCTAGGCTTCGACGATATCGTCCCCGGCGAATTCAGCCGCCCGCCGCTTTCAACGGTCAGCGTTCCCACCGACAAGCTCGGCGCTGCCGCGCTTGCGCTCATCGAACAGCGGCTGATTGCCAACGACCCGCAGCGGCCGGCCCATCGCCTGGAACTCGGATGCCACCTCGTCCTGCGCGGCAGCATCGCGCCGCCTCGCTGA